In one Ananas comosus cultivar F153 linkage group 12, ASM154086v1, whole genome shotgun sequence genomic region, the following are encoded:
- the LOC109718701 gene encoding nuclear pore complex protein NUP214-like, producing the protein MAKELDILLSSIEQEGGFWDACTVLQQTSVMTLEEGLQKLSAISWICKNKVEDQLMKIQELWNKKLQRSSAINIMDCPLCLIISKIVL; encoded by the exons ATGGCAAAAGAATTGGATATCCTGCTATCATCCATAGAACAAGAAGGTGGATTCTGGGATGCCTGCACTGTCTTGCAGCAAACTTCAGTTATGACATTGGAGGAGGGTCTGCAGAAACTTTCAGCGATATCTTGGATATGCAAG AACAAAGTAGAAGATCAACTGATGAAGATTCAGGAGCTTTGGAACAAGAAGTTACAGA GAAGTAGTGCCATAAATATAATGGACTGTCCactttgcttaattatttcgaAGATTGTATTGTAG